One genomic region from Lycorma delicatula isolate Av1 chromosome 9, ASM4794821v1, whole genome shotgun sequence encodes:
- the dmpd gene encoding F-box protein dampened, translated as MVSTRQQSNIGGGADNSGSGSGSESSGSIGSSKSLRHHTSSHQASFSNSSGSNNGNNNNTLNNSNNHETQGIAAAIVRSYISTRQQSTASSGSSSDATSASGLESSLTSSSSLQTAASSLSSSSKSLRHFTSSLSNNSNYHECTGTLSSVLRTSSSTRQQNAISSTAVDNTGSALSIPETSSCNSSKSLRHHSSCHQNSSSVNSTIISNFGNNIIDGQGANNVQHSYISNARLLDLPHEILEKIFSYIGYKNVSHMRLVCRQLDRVCGSILNSTFQRLQTQMLHRFQSIKAKMPRRESARRNHPLACESDIIETLHMRLTLLQMSFGKHIERKHCCFFAGEILDEVYRILHYIKVTPKLARPYKVTDELFDLSTMAMEYFKEHIEPTLPEIAYFGTDFLDFTGTLPSAGGSKYLCLDLPPHGQGKSGDESPGHTLGNSSDERPAETCTIPQSNVVLRKRIRKLKQGMKRYSYQLGVMRREMRQCKGKLAEQQKQLHEYASRLDENDKKNEETSRKFSTLLQELNKCKTELQYWRSKSPLNPMCVACGKLAAPLPTEELGQVQAMLNQGVGIMHTELAIGEEPCLDAGFPGTLPGTSTDEVWNTWSSAEQESNKTPVATLTIPEQPEEKPRATVTGKRKASCDMKNVKSTKKPRTVVFKFRSKRH; from the exons ATGGTATCTACTAGACAACAAAGTAACATCGGGGGAGGAGCTGATAATTCAGGTTCAGGATCAGGATCAGAATCTTCTGGATCAATTGGTTCATCCAAATCATTGAGACATCATACTTCATCACATCAGGCATCATTTTCGAACAGTAGTGGAAGTAACAATGGCAATAACAATAATACtctcaataatagtaataaccaTGAAACACAAGGTATAGCTGCTGCTATTGTACGTTCTTATATTTCAACACGGCAACAGAGCACCGCTTCTTCTGGAAGTTCATCAGATGCTACCTCTGCATCCGGTTTGGAATCATCTCTTACATCATCATCGTCATTACAAACAGCAGCATCATCGTTGTCATCTTCATCGAAATCACTTCGACATTTTACATCTTCATTAAGTAACAATAGTAATTATCATGAATGTACAGGAACGTTAAGTTCCGTCTTACGTACATCATCATCTACTAGACAACAGAATGCTATATCAAGTACAGCAGTAGACAATACTGGGTCGGCATTATCAATACCAGAAACATCATCATGTAATTCATCAAAATCACTTCGTCATCATTCTTCGTGTCATCAGAATTCATCATCTGTTAATAGTACAATTATTAGTAACtttggaaataatattattgatggCCAAGGGGCAAATAATGTGCAACATTCTTATATTTCAAATGCTCGTTTATTAGATTTACCTCatgaaatactggaaaaaatattcagttacatCGGGTACAAGAACGTGTCACATATGCGCTTG gtttGCAGACAGTTAGATCGTGTATGTGGatctattttaaattctacttttcaGCGTCTGCAGACTCAGATGTTGCATAG gttcCAATCGATAAAAGCAAAAATGCCGAGAAGAGAATCTGCTCGTAGAAATCATCCACTTGCATGTGAATCTGATATAATTGAAACATTGCATATGAGGCTTACACTTCTACAAATGTCATTTGGCAAACATATTGAGCGTAAACATTGTTGTTTTTTTGCTGGAgag atactgGATGAAGTTTATcgtattttacattacattaaagtaACACCCAAATTAGCTCGTCCATATAAAGTAACCGATGAGTTATTTGATTTATCTACAATGGCTATGGAATACTTCAAGGAACACATAGAGCCAACACTGCCAGAAATCGCATATTTTGGTACAGATTTTCTGGATTTTACTGGTACATTACCTT CAGCCGGTGGAAGTAAGTATTTATGTTTAGATTTACCACCTCATGGTCAGGGTAAAAGTGGTGATGAATCCCCTGGCCACACTCTAGGAAACAGCTCAGATGAAAGACCAGCTGAAACTTGTACAATACCTCAGTCTAATGTAGTATTACGTAAACGTATACGCAAATTAAAACAGGGAatgaaaag ATACAGTTATCAATTAGGTGTTATGCGGAGGGAAATGCGTCAGTGTAAGGGCAAACTGGCCGAACAACAAAAACAACTCCATGAATATGCCAGTCGCCTTGATGAGAATgataaaaagaatgaagaaacGTCTCGGAAATTTAGTACTCTTCTTCAG gaattAAATAAGTGTAAAACAGAATTGCAGTATTGGCGTTCAAAATCACCTTTAAACCCAATGTGTGTCGCATGCGGTAAATTGGCTGCTCCTTTACCAACTGAAGAACTCGGACAAGTGCAGGCTATGTTAAATCAAGGAGTTGGAATCATGCATACAGAATTAGCTATCGGTGAAGAACCTTGTTTAGATGCTGGCTTTCCAGGTACTTTACCTGGAACGAGTACAGATGAAGTATGGAACACTTGGAGCAGTGCCgaacaagaaagtaataaaacacCGGTCGCTACTCTGACTATACCGGAACAGCCAGAAGAAAAGCCGCGTGCAACTGTAACCGGTAAACGTAAAGCAAGCTgtgatatgaaaaatgttaaatcgaCTAAAAAACCTCGTACTGTCGTTTTTAAATTCCGTAGCAAGCgacactaa